Proteins from one Bos taurus isolate L1 Dominette 01449 registration number 42190680 breed Hereford chromosome 7, ARS-UCD2.0, whole genome shotgun sequence genomic window:
- the LOC789148 gene encoding ras-related protein Rap-1b → MREYKLVVLGSGGVGKSALTVQFVQGIFVEKYDPTIEDSYRKQVEVDAQQCMLEILDTAGTEQFTAMRDLYMKNGQGFALVYSITAQSTFNDLQDLREQILRVKDTDDVPMILVGSKCDLEDERVVGKEQGQNLARQWNNCAFLESSAKSKINVNEIFYDLARQINRKTPVPGKAHKKSSCQLL, encoded by the coding sequence ATGCGTGAGTATAAGCTAGTCGTTCTTGGCTCGGGAGGCGTTGGAAAATCTGCTCTGACTGTACAGTTTGTTCAAGGAATTTTTGTTGAAAAATATGATCCTACGATAGAAGATTCTTATAGAAAGCAAGTTGAAGTAGATGCACAGCAGTGTATGCTTGAAATCTTGGATACTGCAGGAACGGAACAATTCACAGCAATGAGGGATTTGTACATGAAAAATGGACAAGGCTTTGCGTTAGTTTATTCCATCACAGCACAGTCCACATTTAATGATTTACAAGATCTGAGAGAACAGATTCTTCGAGTTAAAGACACAGATGATGTTCCAATGATTCTGGTTGGTAGTAAGTGTGACTTGGAAGATGAAAGAGTTGTAGGAAAGGAACAAGGTCAAAATCTAGCAAGACAGTGGAACAACTGTGCATTCTTAGAATCCTCtgcaaaatcaaaaataaatgttaatgagATCTTTTATGACCTAGCGCGACAAATTAACAGAAAAACTCCAgtgcctgggaaagcccacaaAAAGTCGTCATGTCAGCTGCTTTAA